The stretch of DNA TGTCTGTCATCGTTCCGGCCGTCTAGGAGAAGCGCATGCGCACCATCGTCCATTTATCCGATCTGCATTTTGGCCGCGTCGATCAGGATTTGCTGCGGCCGTTGCAGGAACTGGTGGTCAAGCTGGCGCCGGACGTGGTGGTGGTGTCGGGCGACCTGACCCAGCGCGCCAAGACCGAGGAATTCAAGGCCGCGCGCGCGTGGCTGGACACCTTGCCGGGGCCGCAGATCGTGGTGCCGGGCAATCACGACATCCCGTTGTACAACGTCGCCAGCCGCTTCCTGGCGCCGCTGCGCAAATACCTGCGCTATGTCACGCTCGACTTGGCGCCGGAATACGTGGACGATGAAATCGCCGTACTCGGTATCAACACCGCGCGCTCGCTGACTTTCAAGGATGGCCGCGTCAACAAAGAGCAGCTGGCGCAGATGCGGCAGCGCATGCAGGCGGTGGGGCCGGAGCACACGCGCATCATCGTCACCCACCATCCCTTCGATTTGCCGGACACATTTGACAAAGATGATCTGGTCGACCGCGCGCCGATGGCAATGCAGGCGTTTGCCGAATGTGGCGTCGACGTGCTGCTGGCCGGGCACCTGCACGCCAGCCACGCCGGCAACAGTGCGCAGCGCTACAAGATCAGCGGCTACGCGGCGCTGGTGGTGCAGGCCGGCACGGCGACCTCAACCCGCGGGCGTGGCGAATCGAATTCCTTCAACGTGCTGCGGGTGGCGCCGGACGATGTGGAGGTCGAACGCTACAGCTGGGTGGAAGGCACGGCCAGCTTCGAGAAAGTGCACACCGAATGCTTCCGCCGCAACGGCGACGTCTGGGCGATGGCCGCCGAAGCCTAACGCATTATTAGAGCCAGTAATCCATAAAGCGCGCCGCCCATTCCTTCATGCGGTTGGCCCACGGACGGTGGCGCCATTGTTCCAGCGTGATCAGGTTCGAATCGCGGATGTCTTCCTGGAAGGCGCGCTCCATTTCGTTGCCGAACGGTTCGCCCATGACGATCACGTTGAGCTCGCTGTTGTGCAGGAAGCTGCGGGTGTCGAGGTTGGTCGAGCCGACCGTCGACCAGTTGCTGTCGACCACGGCGGTCTTGGCGTGCAGGACCGCCAGCTTGAGCTGGTAGATTTTCACGCCGGCCGCCAGCAGGTCGTCGTAGAAGGCATGGCCGGCATAGAACACCAGCCCGCTATCCGACACCCCCGGCAGCACGATCTTGACGTCGACGCCGCGCTTGGCTGCCGCGATCAGCGCATCCACCGTCTGCCGGTCGGGCACAAAGTAGGCGGAGGTGATGTGGATCGATTTCTTAGCTTCCTGGAAGGCCAGCGCGTAGGCCTTGTAAATTTCAAACTGTCCGTCCGGATCGCTGCCCAGCACGCGCACCACCTTGTCGCCGGCAATCACCGGCTTGGGGAAGTAATCGGCTTCGCGCAGATCATCCTTGTCCTGCGACGCCCACTGGCGCACGAACAGCCACTGGAAGGCCTGCACCGCCGGCCCTTCGACTTTGATATGGGTGTCGCGCCAGCCCACGTCCTTCTTGCTGGTCGGCTTGGAGGCGGAGCGGAACAGCGAACTCTTGGCATAGGTGGCGCTGATATTGATGCCGCCGGTAAAAGCGATCTTGCCGTCGACGATCAGCACCTTGCGATGGTCGCGGTTGTTGAGCTTCCAGTCATTGCCGCTGACCTTGGCCGGGTTGACCGGATTGAATTCGATCAGCTTGATGCCGGCGTCGCGCATGCGCTTGAAGAACTCGGCCGGCACGCCGATGGTGCCGACGCTGTCATACAGGATATTCACGGTCACGCCTTGCTGCTGTCGTTCGATCAGCGCATCGGCAAACTTCAGCCCCAGTTCGTCCTGGTCGAAGATATAGGTTTCCAGATTGATGTTGTTGCGCGCACTGGTGATCGCCTCCAGCATCGCCTTCATGGTCTGCGGACCATCGAACAGCAAGGTGGTCTTGTTGCCGGCGATGAGGGGCACGCCGGTTGCCGCTTCCTCCAGCGCCGCCTGCTGTTGCAGGTCCAGTGTACCCTTGGCCCAGCGCTTGGCCAGCAACGCCTTGCTGCGCGCGCCACTCAGTTCGCCATTGGTGCCCTTGACGGTGGGCGTGGCCGCCGGTTCCAGCTTGTCGCCCAGCGCTGTCACATTCGGCAGCGATGCGCACGCGCCCAGCAAGCCCCAGCACATCAAGCCGAGGGGAATCCAGAAACGCATGCACAAGACTTTCATTGTGAGCCTTTGTCGATTAATTGAACGTCGTCGGAACTGCCAAACAGGAAGCTGATCGGACCGGCGCGGAAGCGCCGCCCCAATGCCTTGGTCAGCTGCCAGCCCTGCTTGAAACGCACCTGGCGCGATCGCAGTGCGACCCACAGCGCCAGGCCGAAGCTGACCAGCAGATTGACTGTCCCGATGGAAAGGAAACCTGCCACCGAGGTCACAACCAGTTCCCAGCTGACATTGTGATCGAGTCCAACAATTGCTGTCGCAAAGTTGGCTGACGAGAAGGTGACGTGGCGGATGTCCAGCGGTATGCCCAGCACGAAGCCGAGGAACGGCATGATGCCGAGCAGGATGCCGAAGCAGAAATTACCCATCAGCCCGCCCAGGTTGTTCTCCAGGTAGACGCCCAGCCGCTCCAATCGTTGCTGTCCCAGCAGCCAGCGCAGGCCGCGCAGTTGCGCGACGCGCTGAGCCCAGCGCGTGTACAGCGCCTTGTTGTCGTAGTAGCCCGAGATCAGGCCGGCCACGAACAGGCAGACGCCGGCAATCGCGGCGTAGATCAGCGTCGGCGCGTGGATCGGGTCGATGTCCTGCAGCAGATGCATGGCCTTCTCCGGCGTCACCAGGTGGTGGCCGGTCATGTAGGGCCACGCCATGGCGATCAGCCACGCGGTCGGAATGCAGATCGCCAGGTTGCCCAGCACCGCCATGTTCTGCGTGCGGATCACCCTGGCGCACAGCTCGGCCATGCTGTCGATGTCGATGTTGCGGCCGTCCTTGCTGTGCAGGCCGGAGGCGATGCGCGACGCCGTCATGGCCGGCTGCTTGGTCGCCACCGTGAAGTGCAGCAGGTGGATCAGCACGAAGCCGAGCGAGTAGTTCATGCTGAACAGGAAGGCCTCGACCAGCGGCGCGGCGCGCAGGTAGGACATCAGGATCTTGAACAGCGCCATGAAGCCGATGATCAGGCCGGCGCCGGCCGACGACACGAACATGCCGCCCAGCTCGCGCCGCGTGTCGGCCACGTAGTGCTCGCCGGTGTGGCTGGCGTTTTCGGTGACGTTGCGCGCTAGCAGGTTGATGTTGTCGCGCAGTAGGTCGCGCACCATGTATTTGTTGTTGTGCGCGTCGATCAGTTCGCGCGCCAGCGCGATCGCGGCCAGGCGGCGCGCGTGGTCGTGTTCTTCGCCGGGCTGGTGCACGTCCACCAGGAACAGCAGCTTGCGCATGCGGTCCAGGCTTTGCGTCAGCGACACCAGCAGGTAGGTCAGGGCGATGCTGGTGCCCTGGCTCAGCGCCTTCTTGCGGATCTTGGCAATCACGGTGTCGCACTGGTCGAGCATCACCAGCAGGTGGCGCGCGTCTTCAATCTCGACCTCCTGGCCGGCCAGTTGCCGGTGATAGGCGTCCAGGTAGGCGTTGACTTCGAAGTTCTGCACCATGAAGGGCGATTCGTAGGTCTCCATCTCGGTGTGGAAGTTGGTCAGGCGCGGCTCCAGGCCGATGGCACAGACGCGGTAGGACAGCGTGCGCAGCGCGTCCAGCAGGCCCGGCAGCATGACGTTGCCCAGATAGGGCTGGGCGTCGCGTTCGACGCGGTCCGCAGCGCGTTGCTCGGCATGCAGCACGACGTCGATCAGTTGCAGCCAGTCGTCGGCCGGCACGGCGGACATCCAGATGTAATCGGTGCGTTTGTAGGCGATCTGGTCGACCGCCTCGCTCAGGTAATCGTTGCCCAGCGCCGGTGGCAGGACGCGGTAGGCGATGCGGGTCTTCAGCTCGCTGAAGAAGCCGTCGTTGGACAGCACGCCGATCTCGGTGTACAGGCTGGCGTGGCGGCGTGACGCCAGCAGATTGCGCACGTAGTTGCGCAGCGCAATGGCTTGCGCGGGATTGCCTTTGAGTAGCTGGCACAGGGTGCGCACGTTGGCAGTGGCGCGCACGCCGTCGGTGGCGCGCTTAGGACGCAGGGTGTCAAACAGCGCGACCAGCGGGCCGATGTCATTGCTGTCTGCGTCGATGCGTTCCAGAAGTTCGAGCATGGAGATAGCCTCGTCAGATAAAACAGCAGTATAGCGGCAGCCTGGCCCCAAGTATGTACGCCAACGAACATACGTTTCTGCGACGAAATACGACAGCTGCGTGGTCATGCGCACAGAAAGCAGCAGGGGTGGCGACTACACTGGTTCCTAACCACTCACGCATTTTCGGCCCATTATGAAACCCGCTTTCCTCACGCTCGCTTTAATTGCACCGCTGAGCGCCCTGGCGCAGACAGAGGTGTATGGCGTGGTGGACGCAGGCGTTGTAGCCGACGGTGGCTGCCGCAGCGATTGCGCGCACACCAGGGTCGATAGCGGCGTTTCCAGCGGCTCGCGCCTGGGCGTGCGCGGCCGCGAAGAGCTGGGCAGTGGCACGGCGGCGGTCTACACGGTGGAGGCCGGTTTTCTCAACGATACCGGCGTCTCCGATCAAAATGGCCGGCTGTTCGGCCGTCAGGCGTTTGTCGGGCTCGATGGCCCGCTGGGCCTGGTGACGCTGGGCCGTCAGTACAACCTGGTCTACACCACGCTGACCGATGTAGCAGATCCTTTCCACGGCGGCATGGCGGGCAGCGCGGCCAATCTGGTTGGCTACACTACCAAGCGCTACGACAACACCATCAAGTACACCTCGCCACGTTCGCGCAGCGGCCTGATTGGTTCCGTCATTTACAGTTTTGGCGAGTCGCCCTTCAACAGCAAGGTCAACCGCGCATATGGCGCTACCATCGGCTACGAAAAGGGCCGCGTCAATCTGAGCCTGACGCACCAGCGCAAGGACAATCTGCTGGACGCCACCGGCACCACGCCGGCGGTCGACCAGTCGGCCAGCAATTCGCTGGTGGCGGCCAATGTCGACTTCGGCCGCTTTGTCGGCTATGCGGCGTATGGCCACAGCAAGGGCGACGGCAGTTCGCAGTGGGATGAGACCAATCCCTACGGCGCCGTCGCCCAGCGCGATCCGTCCACCAATAGCCGTGATGTGCTGCTGGGCGTGGCGGTGCCGATGGGCGCCACCACCTTGCTGGCCTCGGTTATCCATAAGGATGATCGTGGCCTGGCCAATCGCGATGCCAACCAGATCGCCATCGGCGCCAGCTACGCGCTATCCAAGCGGACCAATATCTACACCTCGGTCGCCAAGATCCAGAACCGCAACGGCGCCGGCTACACGGTCGGCAATGCCAGCAACCGCGGCAGCGGCGACCGCGCCGTCAACATCGGCCTGAAGCACGCTTTCTAGGCATCGGGATTGCTGCCAAGCGGGACAAATCTGGTGCTGTTGTCGAAGATCGTCGGCTGTAGCGAGACGATGGTCTGGAACACCCGCGCCGCGCGGTCCAGCGGCGCAATCACATTCCACGGCGGGAATGCCGGGTTCTTGTCGCCGACTGTGACGGGTGAATAGTTGGTGATGTCGATCTGCGCCGACAGGTTGCCGGCATGCTCCTTGATCAGCGTATCGATGCTCTCATCGAGTTGATTGAAGTAGTCGATGATCTCACCCACCACGTCCAGTTGCAGCCCCTTGGTCGCACCCAGCGAACTCAGCATGGTGCCGATGTTGAGCAGCTGCATCAAGACCAGCTCGTCTTCACCGATCTCGGTGCCCAGCTGGCGGATATCCAGCAGGTCCTGCACCGTTTGCTCATTCAGCTCGATGGTTTTGATCAGGCCCTTGAAGTAGGCGATGCCCATCTGCACACCGGCCGACAGCATATCGCCGACATCTTCCTCGGCGGCGGCGCCCACCAGCGTCACGCCTTGCTCGATCTCGGTGCCTGCCGTGTCAATGAAGGTGGACAGCACCGCTGCATTGTTTTCAGCGATATTTTCTTGCAGGCTGGCGATCTTGGCCCGCAAGCCGCTGATGACTGATGCCACCTTGCCCACCTCGGCCAGGACGGTATCGAAGTCCTTGTTGAACGCGGCCAGCGCCGCCGCCAGTGCGGTCTGATATTCCGTGACCGAGGTCGCCGCTCCCTTGATGTCGGCCAGTAGTTCCTCCAGCACGCCCTTGAACCGGTTCAACTGGTCGAGCAGGCCGGCTTCGTTCTTGTTGTAGGCGTTGTTGATCAGGGTGGGGTATTCCAGATCCATGTGCTCGGCAAACCGGCATAACGCCAGCAAGGTGTTCTGCACGGAATCCTTGATCGCCACGGTCTCGACCAGCGGATCGCCCGATTCCCATTGCGTGGCAATCTGGGTGGCGGTGTCGAAATGGGTGTCGATCGCGCCCATGATCAGGTTCAGCTGATCCTGGTTGAGCGTGGCATTCGGCGCCGGGATCGTCGGTTTTGCCGTTTCCAGCAGCACGTTGGCGGTCTGGGTATTTTGGCCATATGCGGTCGCCTGGACCACGTGGGCCACCAACTGGTCCGGCACATCAAAAATATTCACAGTCATTTTTCGCTCCTGTGGATGGGATTGTCAGGCCGCAGTCGGAGTGTTCACTACCTTGGTCATCTGCGATTGCGAGACCACCGCGGTCGGCACCGGCGTCAGCAGCGTATTGCACAGCGTTTGCAGCGCGTCATAATCCGATTTGACGTAGGCGGCGTCGCTGGTCAGATCGTCGACGCTGGCGTTGCCGGTGACGTCGCTGATGAAGCTGTCGATGTCCTCGGCGGCGGCGGTAAAATCGTCCGCCAACGACAGCAGCTCCTTGGAAATCGCTTCTGCCGCGTTCACGCCATTGCCCAGCGTGGCCACGGCATTCTTGATCGAGTACAGCGGATGCAGAATGGCCTGCTCATCTTCGGTCAACGCCAGGTTCTGCAAGTCGGTATTTTTTTGCGCGACATCAGCCGCCTTCTTGCCCACCATCTCGACCTCGCCAAAGGCGGTGAGGCCGGCCGCCACCCAGCCGATCGGATTCCAGAAATTGGTGACCGCAATCAGGCCGCCGACAATGCCTACCGACACCTCGCCAAAGGTTAGCCAGTTGATGTCTTTCTGCAGCGAGGCGATGTCCGAGTTCAGGGAGTTGACCTGATCGGTCAATTGCTGGGCCGCCTGCGCTTCCGTCAGCGTCGCCAGGTTGAGCGTCTTGCCATCGGCTGGCGGGATGGCGGTTTGTAAGGCCTGAAAATCGGAGTTCAGCTTGGCTTCCCAGCTTTGCAGCGATTTCACCGCGCTGTCGGTGTTGGTTTGCGCAGTCTGGACGCTGCCCTCAAGCTGCGTCGCGTTCTTCGCCATGCGCTGCAACTGCGAGGCCAGGGCGGTGCGGTCCAGCGTGCCGCCGTTCTTGTAGGCGATGATGGCCTGGGTGATCTGGCCGATGGTGATCTCGCCGTGCCGGGTATAGGTGGCGGCGGCGTTGACCACGTCGGTGATGCCGTTGATCTGTGTGGACAGCCCGCTGGCCGTGGCCTGCGCAGCCTTGAAGTCGGCGCCCAGTTGCGTGAGGGCGGTGTTGGCGGCATTGGTCACGGTGGCCGGCACCTCATCGTTGGCAGGCAGCTGCGGCGGCACCCCGACCGAGGTGATGTAGTTGACGAACGCTTGCATGATCTGTTGGTAGGCGCCGATGCTGCCGATGGTTTGTTGCAAATTGCCCGTGCCCAGTTTGGTAGCGAGGGGCGAGGTATTGGTGGTTGCGGCCATGCTGTTCTCCATATTGGTCAATCAGGGGTTGAAAGGCGGGGGGATGCGGTTTTCAGGCAATTTTGGCCAGCGTGGCGGCCACGCCTTGCCAGTCGGCGGTAACGTATTCGAGGTCGTCCTGCAGCGTGGCAGGGGAGGTGTCGGCGAGGATGCTGTCCAAGTCCTGCTGCAGCGTGCCGATCCCGTCGGCCAGGCCGCGCCAGGTGACTTCCAGCGCCGTCGCCACCGATGCGATACCTTGCAGCCGGTTCAGCATTTGCGATAGCGCGTCGATGGTATTGTTGTTGAGCATCAGGACATATTCATCCTCATGCAGCTGCTGCTCTTTATCCTCCAGCTCCTGCCGCAGGTGGCCAAATGCCATTTGAAACGCATGGCCGATCTGCTCGCAGCAATTGCCGCTGGTCATGTCGTGCATCTGCTGCATCAGCGACGCCGCTTCTTGTTGCAGGTTGGCATCTGTTTGTTCCAGCTGCTGCTTGTAGGTGTTCAAGCCTGCTGCGGCGTTGTCGGCCGCGTTCTGAAAGTTGGTCAGCAGCTGGCTGGCATTCAGTGCCGCCGAACGGATGGCGGTGGCGCCGAACTCCAGCGAGTTGAAACTGCCGCGCAGCAAGATGGCCAGCATGTTTTCCGGCTGTCCCTGCGCCTGCTGGGCCGTCTGGCCCAGCAGCGCGATGAATGCCCGCATGCGGCTAGCCACCACAGCCAGGTCTTCACGGGCGCTCTGGCCCATGTTCAATAGCGGGAAAATGAACTGCGACAACAGTGGAGCGAGTTGCTGCTGGACCTGCGGCGGTGCGCCCCGGACGGTATCAACCGTCTGGCTCAGCATCGC from Duganella dendranthematis encodes:
- a CDS encoding HBL/NHE enterotoxin family protein, with the translated sequence MTVNIFDVPDQLVAHVVQATAYGQNTQTANVLLETAKPTIPAPNATLNQDQLNLIMGAIDTHFDTATQIATQWESGDPLVETVAIKDSVQNTLLALCRFAEHMDLEYPTLINNAYNKNEAGLLDQLNRFKGVLEELLADIKGAATSVTEYQTALAAALAAFNKDFDTVLAEVGKVASVISGLRAKIASLQENIAENNAAVLSTFIDTAGTEIEQGVTLVGAAAEEDVGDMLSAGVQMGIAYFKGLIKTIELNEQTVQDLLDIRQLGTEIGEDELVLMQLLNIGTMLSSLGATKGLQLDVVGEIIDYFNQLDESIDTLIKEHAGNLSAQIDITNYSPVTVGDKNPAFPPWNVIAPLDRAARVFQTIVSLQPTIFDNSTRFVPLGSNPDA
- the cls gene encoding cardiolipin synthase, which produces MRFWIPLGLMCWGLLGACASLPNVTALGDKLEPAATPTVKGTNGELSGARSKALLAKRWAKGTLDLQQQAALEEAATGVPLIAGNKTTLLFDGPQTMKAMLEAITSARNNINLETYIFDQDELGLKFADALIERQQQGVTVNILYDSVGTIGVPAEFFKRMRDAGIKLIEFNPVNPAKVSGNDWKLNNRDHRKVLIVDGKIAFTGGINISATYAKSSLFRSASKPTSKKDVGWRDTHIKVEGPAVQAFQWLFVRQWASQDKDDLREADYFPKPVIAGDKVVRVLGSDPDGQFEIYKAYALAFQEAKKSIHITSAYFVPDRQTVDALIAAAKRGVDVKIVLPGVSDSGLVFYAGHAFYDDLLAAGVKIYQLKLAVLHAKTAVVDSNWSTVGSTNLDTRSFLHNSELNVIVMGEPFGNEMERAFQEDIRDSNLITLEQWRHRPWANRMKEWAARFMDYWL
- a CDS encoding site-specific recombinase, encoding MLELLERIDADSNDIGPLVALFDTLRPKRATDGVRATANVRTLCQLLKGNPAQAIALRNYVRNLLASRRHASLYTEIGVLSNDGFFSELKTRIAYRVLPPALGNDYLSEAVDQIAYKRTDYIWMSAVPADDWLQLIDVVLHAEQRAADRVERDAQPYLGNVMLPGLLDALRTLSYRVCAIGLEPRLTNFHTEMETYESPFMVQNFEVNAYLDAYHRQLAGQEVEIEDARHLLVMLDQCDTVIAKIRKKALSQGTSIALTYLLVSLTQSLDRMRKLLFLVDVHQPGEEHDHARRLAAIALARELIDAHNNKYMVRDLLRDNINLLARNVTENASHTGEHYVADTRRELGGMFVSSAGAGLIIGFMALFKILMSYLRAAPLVEAFLFSMNYSLGFVLIHLLHFTVATKQPAMTASRIASGLHSKDGRNIDIDSMAELCARVIRTQNMAVLGNLAICIPTAWLIAMAWPYMTGHHLVTPEKAMHLLQDIDPIHAPTLIYAAIAGVCLFVAGLISGYYDNKALYTRWAQRVAQLRGLRWLLGQQRLERLGVYLENNLGGLMGNFCFGILLGIMPFLGFVLGIPLDIRHVTFSSANFATAIVGLDHNVSWELVVTSVAGFLSIGTVNLLVSFGLALWVALRSRQVRFKQGWQLTKALGRRFRAGPISFLFGSSDDVQLIDKGSQ
- a CDS encoding porin, with protein sequence MKPAFLTLALIAPLSALAQTEVYGVVDAGVVADGGCRSDCAHTRVDSGVSSGSRLGVRGREELGSGTAAVYTVEAGFLNDTGVSDQNGRLFGRQAFVGLDGPLGLVTLGRQYNLVYTTLTDVADPFHGGMAGSAANLVGYTTKRYDNTIKYTSPRSRSGLIGSVIYSFGESPFNSKVNRAYGATIGYEKGRVNLSLTHQRKDNLLDATGTTPAVDQSASNSLVAANVDFGRFVGYAAYGHSKGDGSSQWDETNPYGAVAQRDPSTNSRDVLLGVAVPMGATTLLASVIHKDDRGLANRDANQIAIGASYALSKRTNIYTSVAKIQNRNGAGYTVGNASNRGSGDRAVNIGLKHAF
- a CDS encoding metallophosphoesterase family protein: MRTIVHLSDLHFGRVDQDLLRPLQELVVKLAPDVVVVSGDLTQRAKTEEFKAARAWLDTLPGPQIVVPGNHDIPLYNVASRFLAPLRKYLRYVTLDLAPEYVDDEIAVLGINTARSLTFKDGRVNKEQLAQMRQRMQAVGPEHTRIIVTHHPFDLPDTFDKDDLVDRAPMAMQAFAECGVDVLLAGHLHASHAGNSAQRYKISGYAALVVQAGTATSTRGRGESNSFNVLRVAPDDVEVERYSWVEGTASFEKVHTECFRRNGDVWAMAAEA